In a genomic window of Mucilaginibacter sp. KACC 22063:
- a CDS encoding DUF4286 family protein has protein sequence MIVYNETYVVEEDIHEQWFSWIKENHIPAFLATKDFDSYQILRVLNSPNEGVTYCIQYFTDDIEKYEHFMLYHLNPLHIAHNQAFENRFVLFNTLMEKIN, from the coding sequence ATGATAGTATATAACGAAACCTACGTTGTTGAAGAAGATATACACGAGCAATGGTTTAGCTGGATTAAAGAAAATCATATACCGGCTTTCTTAGCTACCAAAGACTTCGATTCTTATCAGATTTTACGTGTGCTTAATTCGCCTAACGAAGGTGTTACCTACTGCATACAGTATTTCACAGATGATATTGAAAAGTATGAGCACTTCATGCTTTACCACCTAAATCCGTTACACATAGCACATAACCAGGCATTTGAAAACAGGTTTGTGCTGTTCAACACGCTTATGGAGAAAATAAACTAA
- a CDS encoding glucoamylase family protein has translation MKNVFFTLAFIAAFLCASAQKKKAVSTETGIKPVGIIKNLSDSALLDVVQRQTFRYFWDFGHPTSGLARERSNVAFDYGNEVVTTGGSGFGIMALIVADHRKWISHDQAVARMVKIVDFLYKADSFHGVFPHWLNGETGKVIRFSRKDDGADLVETSFLFQGLLCAKQYFTADNPQERRIRDVISWMWGEIEWDWFTRGGRDVLYWHWSPNNGWAMNFPLRGFNECLITYVLAASGQRYPVSADVYHRGWAQSDFFKNGKTFYNHVLPLGFDYGGPLFYTHYSFMGLNPKGLKDRYANYWQQNLNHTLINHDYCVDNPKHFKGYGADCWGLTASDNYEGYNAHSPTNDLGVITPTAALSAFPYTPEFSMKALRHFYYDLGDKIWGEYGFTDAFSESNNWYAKSYLAIDQGPIVVMIENYRSGLIWNLFMSCPEVQQGLKKLDFQSSTYHINQQ, from the coding sequence ATGAAAAACGTCTTCTTTACATTGGCATTTATTGCCGCTTTTTTATGTGCAAGTGCGCAAAAGAAAAAAGCCGTATCTACAGAAACAGGGATTAAGCCGGTAGGCATTATTAAAAACCTTTCTGATAGCGCATTGCTTGATGTAGTGCAACGTCAAACATTCAGGTATTTCTGGGACTTTGGCCACCCCACAAGCGGTCTTGCCCGCGAACGCAGTAATGTGGCTTTTGATTACGGCAACGAGGTAGTAACAACAGGTGGGTCGGGCTTTGGCATCATGGCGCTTATTGTTGCCGATCACCGCAAGTGGATCAGCCACGATCAGGCTGTTGCACGTATGGTTAAAATCGTTGATTTCCTGTACAAAGCCGATTCATTTCATGGGGTGTTTCCGCACTGGTTAAATGGAGAAACCGGTAAGGTGATCCGCTTTAGCCGTAAAGATGATGGTGCAGACTTGGTTGAAACCTCGTTTCTTTTTCAGGGTCTACTGTGCGCAAAGCAATATTTTACAGCCGATAATCCGCAGGAGCGCCGCATACGTGATGTAATCAGCTGGATGTGGGGCGAAATAGAATGGGATTGGTTTACCCGTGGTGGGCGCGATGTGTTGTACTGGCACTGGTCGCCAAATAATGGCTGGGCCATGAATTTTCCTTTGCGGGGCTTTAATGAGTGCCTCATTACGTATGTACTGGCTGCTTCGGGTCAGCGGTATCCTGTGTCGGCAGACGTGTATCACCGTGGCTGGGCGCAAAGTGATTTCTTCAAAAACGGGAAGACCTTTTATAACCATGTGCTGCCCTTAGGCTTTGATTATGGCGGTCCGTTATTTTATACCCATTATTCGTTTATGGGTTTAAACCCTAAAGGCTTAAAGGATCGTTATGCTAATTACTGGCAGCAAAACTTAAATCATACACTGATTAATCACGACTACTGTGTTGATAATCCAAAGCACTTTAAAGGCTACGGGGCAGATTGCTGGGGCTTAACAGCCAGTGATAATTACGAAGGTTATAATGCCCATTCGCCTACTAATGACCTGGGGGTAATAACACCAACAGCAGCTTTATCAGCATTTCCGTATACACCTGAGTTTTCCATGAAAGCACTTCGCCATTTTTATTATGATCTTGGCGATAAAATATGGGGTGAATATGGATTTACAGATGCATTCAGCGAGAGTAATAATTGGTATGCAAAATCGTATCTTGCCATCGATCAGGGGCCTATTGTTGTAATGATAGAAAATTACCGTAGTGGCCTGATCTGGAACTTGTTTATGAGTTGCCCGGAAGTGCAGCAAGGCTTAAAAAAGCTCGACTTCCAGAGCAGCACTTACCATATCAATCAACAATAA
- a CDS encoding tetratricopeptide repeat protein has protein sequence MKRFCVLLLWCLLTAAGLFAQVNDLQLAQQYTMNGEAQKAFDIYQKLYKQDNENYYSYYVNSLIGLKKFDEAESITKKLQRKHPNDYQYTITLGRIYREEGNNSKADEVYDNLIKNLPPDQALISSLATGFYQAENTDYAIKIFLQGRKLLKNDRLYSLELISLYRFKRDNVALTNEYVNFLPENPGYLNQAENTLSTVYNDDKDYNYLKTELLKRIQKDPDATVYADLLTWQYLQQKQFGLALNQALALSRRIDDKGSSIYDLCRTLIGNGAYDEAIRGYEFIIEHSTKTDPFYIPSKIDILDAKNIKITSGKFTQADLTGLEQDYINLLNEFGRNASTAFAMQRLANLEAFKLHNLIKAKELLEEAINIQLIRPNLLAQCKLDLGDIYLMSNQPWDATLIYGQVEKANPGTAIGQEAQYRNAKLAYYTGDFNWAKGQLDVLKAATSQLIANDALNLSLLISDNITFDTTGAALKMYARADLLIFKQQPEKALLTLDSIAKKYPNNPLDDDIMMSKARIYIQQQDYQAAITSLKTIAELHSYSLWADDANFMLGDIYENKLNDKVQAKSYYQKIITNYPGSLWINEARKRFRILRGDQPDTSS, from the coding sequence ATGAAGCGATTTTGTGTTCTGCTATTATGGTGTTTGCTTACTGCTGCCGGGCTTTTTGCACAGGTTAACGACCTGCAACTGGCACAGCAATATACCATGAACGGAGAAGCGCAGAAAGCGTTTGATATCTATCAAAAACTTTACAAACAGGACAACGAAAACTACTACAGTTATTATGTTAACAGCCTCATCGGGCTGAAGAAATTCGACGAAGCCGAAAGTATTACCAAAAAACTTCAGCGTAAGCACCCTAACGATTATCAATACACTATCACACTCGGACGCATCTATCGCGAAGAAGGTAATAACAGCAAAGCTGATGAGGTGTATGACAACCTGATCAAGAACCTGCCACCCGATCAGGCCCTGATCAGTAGTCTTGCTACAGGATTTTACCAGGCAGAGAATACTGACTATGCCATTAAGATCTTTCTCCAGGGACGTAAGCTTTTAAAAAACGACCGGCTTTATTCGCTCGAACTAATCAGCCTTTACCGCTTTAAGCGGGATAACGTGGCCCTTACTAATGAGTATGTTAATTTTTTACCCGAAAATCCCGGCTATTTAAACCAGGCAGAGAATACACTGTCTACCGTTTACAACGACGACAAGGATTACAATTACCTAAAAACTGAATTGCTAAAGCGCATACAAAAAGACCCTGATGCTACCGTTTATGCCGATTTGCTTACCTGGCAGTACCTGCAACAAAAACAGTTCGGGCTGGCGCTTAATCAGGCATTGGCATTAAGCAGGCGTATTGACGACAAAGGCAGCAGTATTTACGACCTTTGCCGCACACTTATTGGTAATGGTGCTTATGATGAGGCCATCCGAGGTTATGAATTTATCATTGAGCATTCCACCAAAACCGATCCTTTCTATATCCCGTCGAAAATTGATATCCTGGATGCCAAGAATATAAAGATCACATCGGGGAAATTTACACAAGCAGACCTTACAGGCCTTGAGCAGGATTATATTAATTTGCTAAACGAGTTTGGCCGCAATGCCAGCACTGCATTTGCCATGCAAAGGCTTGCTAACTTGGAAGCATTTAAACTGCATAACCTTATTAAGGCTAAGGAATTACTGGAAGAAGCGATCAATATACAACTGATACGCCCCAACTTGCTTGCACAATGCAAGCTTGACTTAGGCGATATTTACCTGATGAGTAATCAGCCCTGGGATGCTACCTTAATTTACGGCCAGGTTGAAAAGGCCAACCCCGGAACAGCCATTGGGCAGGAAGCACAATACAGGAACGCAAAGCTGGCTTACTACACAGGCGACTTTAACTGGGCTAAAGGGCAATTGGATGTACTTAAAGCTGCCACTTCGCAGTTGATTGCCAATGATGCGCTAAATCTTTCATTGCTGATCAGCGATAATATAACGTTTGACACTACCGGTGCAGCATTGAAAATGTATGCACGTGCTGATCTGCTCATTTTCAAACAACAACCTGAAAAGGCATTGTTAACACTTGATAGTATTGCTAAAAAATATCCTAACAACCCACTCGACGATGATATCATGATGTCGAAAGCGAGGATATACATTCAGCAGCAGGATTATCAAGCGGCTATAACGTCCTTGAAAACTATTGCCGAACTACATAGTTATAGCTTGTGGGCTGATGATGCAAATTTTATGCTGGGTGATATTTATGAGAACAAGCTGAACGATAAGGTACAGGCCAAAAGTTATTATCAGAAAATAATTACCAATTATCCGGGTAGTTTATGGATCAACGAAGCGCGTAAACGCTTCCGTATACTCCGCGGCGACCAACCCGACACATCTTCATAA
- the rfbC gene encoding dTDP-4-dehydrorhamnose 3,5-epimerase, with product MNVTTTPIEGLLVIEPQIFQDSRGYFYESYNKKKFADAGIDVDFVQDNQSFSQKGTLRGLHAQANPFAQGKLVRVLQGSVLDVAVDIRKNSPTYGQHYTVELTGENKKQFWVPAGFLHGFVTLEDDTIFMYKVTNYYDKNSEIGVIWNDPTLGIGWGVNEAEILLSPKDELLSTFDELVSPF from the coding sequence ATGAACGTTACTACCACCCCTATTGAAGGCCTTTTAGTTATTGAGCCGCAGATTTTTCAGGATAGCCGCGGTTACTTTTACGAAAGCTACAACAAAAAGAAATTTGCCGATGCCGGCATTGATGTTGACTTTGTACAGGACAATCAATCGTTTTCGCAAAAAGGCACCTTAAGGGGCTTACATGCACAAGCTAATCCGTTTGCACAAGGCAAACTGGTACGCGTATTACAAGGCAGCGTACTGGATGTTGCCGTTGATATCCGCAAAAATTCGCCTACTTATGGCCAACATTATACTGTTGAATTAACCGGCGAAAATAAGAAGCAGTTTTGGGTACCTGCCGGCTTTTTACATGGCTTTGTAACGCTCGAAGATGACACCATCTTTATGTATAAGGTGACAAACTATTACGACAAAAACTCTGAGATTGGCGTTATATGGAACGACCCTACTTTAGGTATTGGCTGGGGCGTTAATGAAGCTGAAATACTACTATCGCCAAAAGACGAACTGCTTTCAACTTTTGATGAACTGGTAAGCCCTTTCTAA
- a CDS encoding prolyl oligopeptidase family serine peptidase, whose amino-acid sequence MIKIKFIIGMLGLCLAFPVFSHAQSTTFDKGMYVNKTDTLPYRILMPRDFDPKVKYPLIIVLHGSGERGTDNEAQLKYGTGLFLSDGTRTNFPAIVVYPQCPKDSYWSNVKIQPDSVTHKRTFNFQEGGEPTKAMHALMGLIDNLLDKPYVNKHQVYVGGLSMGGMGTFEILRREPKVFAAAFAICGGDNTNNVKIYAKKVPLWIFHGAKDETVPLDHSQVVVEALKAAGADPKFTIYPNDGHNSWDDAFAEPELLPWLFSHKK is encoded by the coding sequence ATGATCAAAATAAAATTCATAATCGGAATGCTGGGCCTGTGCCTGGCATTTCCTGTTTTTAGCCACGCCCAAAGCACTACTTTTGATAAGGGCATGTATGTTAATAAAACGGATACATTGCCTTACCGCATACTGATGCCGCGCGATTTCGATCCGAAAGTTAAGTATCCGCTAATAATTGTACTTCATGGTTCAGGCGAACGCGGGACTGATAACGAGGCGCAGCTTAAATATGGTACCGGTTTATTTTTGAGTGATGGTACGCGTACCAATTTCCCCGCCATTGTGGTATACCCGCAATGCCCTAAGGATAGCTACTGGAGCAATGTGAAGATACAGCCCGACTCGGTTACGCATAAAAGGACCTTCAATTTCCAAGAGGGCGGCGAGCCTACCAAAGCGATGCATGCTTTAATGGGATTAATAGATAACCTGCTTGATAAGCCCTACGTAAATAAGCACCAGGTATATGTTGGTGGTTTATCAATGGGCGGCATGGGCACTTTTGAAATACTACGCCGCGAGCCAAAAGTATTTGCCGCTGCCTTTGCCATTTGCGGTGGCGATAATACTAATAACGTAAAGATTTATGCTAAGAAGGTGCCATTGTGGATCTTCCACGGAGCAAAAGATGAAACGGTTCCATTAGATCATTCGCAGGTGGTTGTGGAGGCGTTGAAAGCAGCAGGCGCGGATCCGAAATTTACCATTTATCCTAACGATGGCCATAATAGTTGGGATGACGCCTTTGCAGAGCCGGAATTATTGCCCTGGCTGTTTTCGCACAAGAAGTAA
- the bglX gene encoding beta-glucosidase BglX — protein MNYKKISCALFFAALTVNGFSQSKPAPKSKMDQYISSLMSKMTLEEKIGQLTQYTSDMALTGPSIRAGYKDDIQKGLVGSIFNAYTPAYTRQLQEMAVKNTRLHIPLIFGYDVIHGHKTIFPIPLGESSSWDLAAMEKSAHIAGAEASADGLHWTFAPMVDIARDPRWGRVAEGAGEDVWLGSLIAKARVKGFQGDKYDGTSVMACTKHFAGYGFVQGGRDYNIVDVSQRTLVETILPPFKATVDAGVGSFMTSFNELAGVPSTANKWLLTDLLKKQWGFKGFVVTDYTAINEMVNHGNVANDKEAAEAALNAGVDMDMQGAEFARYTKQSVAEGKVSVKTIDEAVRRVLEAKYKLGLFDDPYKYCNEDRARTEIMSQANLDAARDIARKSFVLLKNYQQVLPLKKSGSVAVIGPLGDDKRDMIGNWSGAGDWNKAVSLTEGIKNVAGNSVQVTYAKGANITDDANILRQLNNSGGDISVEDPEKLLKAAKDVASKADVIVLAVGESQGMTGEAASRSDISIPESQKRLMREIYTLGKPVVLVLFNGRPLTLEWEDAHFPAILETWFAGTEAGNAIADVLFGNYNPAGKLTITFPRSVGQIPVYYGMKNTGRPASPENKYSSKYLDIPNDPLYPFGYGLSYTTFTYRRPVLDKTTIKTTDKLNVSVTVTNNGNYDGEEVVQLYIRDMVGSVTRPLKQLRGFQKVFLRKGESKEIKFTLTNEDLKFYDVNMKYTSEPGDFKVFVGTNSRDTQEASFKLTI, from the coding sequence ATGAATTACAAGAAAATCAGCTGTGCGCTATTTTTTGCCGCGCTGACAGTAAATGGCTTTTCACAAAGCAAGCCGGCTCCAAAAAGTAAAATGGATCAATACATCAGTAGCCTGATGTCGAAAATGACATTGGAGGAAAAGATCGGCCAGTTAACGCAATACACAAGTGACATGGCGCTTACGGGTCCAAGCATCCGCGCCGGTTATAAAGATGATATTCAGAAAGGGCTGGTAGGCTCTATCTTCAACGCCTATACACCCGCTTATACGCGCCAGTTACAAGAAATGGCGGTTAAAAATACCCGCTTGCATATCCCGTTAATTTTCGGGTATGATGTAATCCACGGGCATAAAACTATTTTTCCTATTCCGCTTGGCGAAAGCTCGAGCTGGGATCTGGCTGCTATGGAAAAAAGCGCTCACATTGCTGGTGCAGAAGCATCGGCAGATGGTTTGCACTGGACCTTTGCCCCAATGGTTGATATTGCCCGCGACCCACGCTGGGGCCGTGTTGCCGAAGGTGCAGGCGAAGATGTTTGGCTGGGCAGCCTTATTGCCAAAGCACGTGTAAAAGGTTTTCAGGGTGATAAATATGATGGTACCTCGGTAATGGCTTGTACCAAGCACTTTGCCGGTTACGGTTTTGTACAAGGCGGCCGCGATTATAATATTGTTGATGTAAGCCAGCGTACGCTCGTTGAAACCATTTTACCGCCGTTTAAAGCAACGGTTGATGCGGGTGTAGGCAGTTTCATGACCTCATTTAACGAACTTGCCGGTGTGCCTTCAACTGCTAATAAATGGTTGCTTACCGACCTGCTTAAAAAACAGTGGGGCTTTAAGGGCTTTGTGGTAACCGACTATACCGCCATTAACGAAATGGTTAACCACGGTAATGTGGCTAACGATAAAGAAGCAGCTGAAGCCGCTTTAAATGCAGGTGTTGATATGGACATGCAAGGTGCCGAGTTTGCTCGTTACACCAAACAATCTGTAGCAGAAGGCAAAGTAAGCGTAAAAACGATTGACGAGGCTGTTCGCCGTGTGTTGGAAGCAAAATATAAATTGGGCTTGTTCGACGATCCTTACAAATATTGCAATGAAGACCGTGCGCGTACCGAGATCATGAGCCAGGCTAATCTTGATGCCGCCCGTGATATTGCACGTAAATCATTTGTGTTGCTGAAAAACTATCAGCAAGTATTGCCGCTTAAAAAATCTGGTTCTGTTGCAGTTATTGGCCCGTTGGGCGATGATAAACGAGATATGATCGGCAACTGGTCTGGCGCAGGCGACTGGAACAAAGCCGTGTCATTAACAGAAGGTATTAAGAATGTAGCAGGTAACAGTGTACAGGTTACTTATGCTAAAGGTGCCAACATTACTGATGATGCCAATATCTTACGCCAGTTAAATAACTCGGGTGGAGATATTTCTGTTGAGGATCCTGAGAAACTCTTGAAAGCAGCAAAGGATGTAGCTTCAAAAGCTGATGTAATTGTATTGGCAGTAGGCGAATCGCAAGGTATGACTGGCGAAGCTGCAAGCCGTTCAGATATCAGCATCCCCGAAAGTCAGAAACGCCTGATGCGCGAAATTTATACTTTAGGTAAACCGGTAGTGCTGGTATTATTCAATGGCCGCCCATTGACTTTAGAATGGGAAGATGCACATTTCCCTGCGATACTTGAAACATGGTTTGCAGGTACCGAGGCAGGCAATGCCATCGCCGATGTGTTATTTGGCAACTATAATCCTGCAGGAAAATTAACTATTACGTTCCCCCGCAGTGTTGGTCAGATCCCGGTTTATTATGGCATGAAAAATACAGGACGCCCTGCAAGCCCTGAAAATAAATACTCATCAAAATATCTTGATATTCCTAACGATCCATTGTATCCTTTCGGTTACGGTTTAAGTTATACTACGTTTACTTATCGCCGCCCTGTTTTGGATAAAACAACCATTAAAACAACTGATAAGCTGAATGTATCAGTAACGGTGACTAACAATGGTAATTATGATGGCGAAGAAGTTGTACAGCTTTACATCCGTGATATGGTAGGTTCTGTTACCCGCCCGCTCAAACAGCTGCGCGGCTTCCAGAAAGTTTTTCTGCGTAAGGGTGAATCAAAAGAGATCAAGTTTACGTTAACAAATGAAGACCTGAAGTTTTACGATGTAAACATGAAGTACACCAGCGAGCCTGGCGACTTTAAAGTATTTGTGGGAACAAACTCACGCGATACCCAGGAAGCAAGTTTCAAGTTAACTATATGA